From Microbacterium sp. CGR2:
GCCGCGAGCGGTGAGGAGATGCGCGACGAGCGGGTCTGGCTCTTCGACAGTGACGGCCGTTGGCGTGCACTGCAGGTGAGTACGCAGACGATGGCGAGCGCCGTCGAGGGCCAGCACATCGCGCTGGTCGTCATCGACGATGTCACGGCATCGGTGGAGGGCGCCGAAGAGCGCCGCGCGCTCACCGCTGTCGTCTCGCATGAGCTGCGCAACCCGCTCACTGCCATCGTCGGCCACGTCGATCTGCTGCTCGAACGCAGCGATCTGCCCGAGCGGGTGGTGGCGCAGCTGGAGGTCATCGCGAACGCCGGCGAGCGGATGGAGGACTTGGTCGCGAGCACCCTGCACGGCTCGAGGCCTGCGCCGAACGAGCCCTTCGAGCCCGTCGATCTGCGGCAGGTCGTGGAAGCTTCCGCAGAGTCGTACGCTCCTCTCATCTCCGGCAGCCGGCACGAGCTGGAGGTGAACGGGGCGGAGTCCCTGGAGATCTACGGAGACGCGTTCCGGCTGCGGCAGGTGCTGGACAACCTGCTCAGCAACGCCGTCAAATACACGCCACCCGGCGGCCACATCACGGTGCGCTTGCACTCCGCATCCGACGGGCGCGCTGAGGTGAACGTGGTCGACACCGGAACAGGGATCGGGGAAGACGAGCTGCCGAGGGTGTTCGAGCCGTACTTCCGGACCGACGGAGCCGTGCTCGCCGGCGTCGCGGGCACAGGACTCGGGATGGGCATCGCGCGCGACATCGTGGCGGCGCACGAAGGCACCATCGAGGTCTCGAGCGAAGTGGGCGTCGGCACGGTCGTCACCCTCCGGTTCCCGCCGCATCGTGTGAAGGAGGTGCCGAGGTGATCCCCACGCATCTGGCGCCCGTCAGCGTCGACATCACGACGAGCATGGTAGCCGTCGTGACGATTCTGGCCGCCGTGGTCCTGGGGCTCGCGACGCTCGCGCGACCCACGCGGGCCACCATCACCTGGGGTTCCGCCTTCGGCTTGGGCGTGCTCGGCGCCTACCTCTGGCTTGCGGGGCACCAGGCGGACAGCGCGGGGCTGCGAGCCGCGGCATCCGGGATCCTGCTGGGCTTCGAGCCGTTGATCTGGCTCGGCCTTCGCATGCACCGGAACCGCAGTGTTCCCTGGGTGACCGTGATCGCGGTGGTGGTGCTGATGCCGGTCGTACTGGTGGCGAGCGCCGGAACCCCGTGGTATCTGCCCCTCTTTCACCTCACGTTTCTCGTGAGCGCGGTGTTCGGCGGGCTCGTCGCCTTCGAGTTGCTGCGCCGACAGTCCGGCGCCCGAGACATCCTGCTTCCGCTCGCTCTCGCTTCGTGCGGGTTCGTCGTGGTGGCGGTCGTGAGCGGGTTCTCGGCGATGCTGAGCGATGTCGCGACCACTGACGCGCAGCTGAGCGTGATGCGGGGGATCAATGCCGTGGGAACAGTGGTGGTCAGCACCGGTGCTGCATTCACCATCGTTCTGCTGGTCCGCGCGCAGGAGCCGGCAGCGAGCGGAGCCGAAGAGGAGGAGCGGCGCGCACGTCGCCGACTGGAGAGGGCGCGGGCCCAGAACGACCTGAGCTGGTCGGTCCTCGACATCCGACTGGATGACCCGTCGGATCTCCGGGAGGCGTCGACGGGGCCGACGTTCGCGATCATCGTCGAACGTTTTCACGACGCCATCCAGGAGGCTCTTCCTGCCGCCGCCGATGCGAACCGGATCGACGAGGCGCGGGCGATCGTCCTCATCCGCGGCAGCGAGGAGGCCGTTCATCACCACATCCGCGACATCCTGAACCGGGTGTCGATGATGGAACGGGATGCTCCGGTCAACGGGGTCCGATCCTCGGCGAGCATCGGCTGGGCGACGGTGTCGGCGGTGGGGTTCGACTACGACACTCTCGTCGCCGCGGCGGCGGAGGCCGTGGGAAGGGCGAGCGGAGCCGGCGGCGATCGCTGGAAGCGGGCGGCCGTCGAGGCTTCCGCTGCCCGAGAGTCCGCCGCCATCGAGCGGGAGCAGCCGCACCACCCGACTACCCTGGAGAGGTGATCCTCGCCGTCGACACCTCCCTGGGCACCGCCGTCGCCCTCATCGACGCCGACGGCACCCGCCGCGCCGAAGCCTCGACCGCTGACCCGCTCGGCCATGCGGAGGTCATCGGCGATCTCCTCGTCGATGTGCTGGCACAGGCCTCAGGCGACGACGTCACGCACGTGGTGGCGGGAATGGGGCCGGGACCGTTCACCGGGCTGCGCATCGGCATCGCGGCCGCCCGCACGTTCGCGCTTGCCCGCCGCATCCCGCTCATCCCCGTCCCCAGCCACTTCGGTGCGGCTCTCAGCGCCACGGGTGACGACGCCGACCTGTTCGCCATCGTCACCGACGCCCGCCGCCGAGAGGTCGCCATCACGGTGTTCGACGGGACGGATGCCGACGGCGTCCCCCGTGTCCGTGCCGACACGATCCTCGTGCGGGCGGTCGACGCGGACGTCCACCTGGCCGGCATGCGGCGCATCGACGTGGCGACCCTGTCCGCGGTCGACCTCGCCCGCGTGGGCGCGCGTGCGCTCGCCTCCGGCCGCACGCTCACCGGCGACGAGCCGCTCTACATGCGCAATCCCGACGTCACGCTTCCCGGCGCACCGAAGAAGGTCGGTTCATGACTCCTGCTCCGTTGCGCTGACGGCGCCCCTCGACGCGGCGACCGGTTACTGCGCGCGGGATTCGCGTCCGCGGGCGAGAGCCGCGGTGATCGCGCTCTCTGCCGCGGCATCGGTCTCGGCCGCTGCCGAGACGTTCTCCGCGACGACCGCGTCGATGATCTCGGTGCGCTGAATGCGCGTCTCGCGGGGAGCCTTCACGCCGATCCGGACGCTGTCGCCCTTGATGTCGAGCAGCGTGACCTCGATCTCGCCGTCGATGCGCACGCTCTCACCGATCCGCCTCGTCAACACCAGCATTCGTTCAGCCTACTGGTGCGCTGGGGACGGCACCCACCGCAGCCGGCGTCGAGGGAGCATCACGAACGACACCCACGGTCTCGATCGTCAGGGCGGCGGCGGTCGCCTCCGAATACGACAACACGGGGAGACCGTCGGTCTGCGCGGAGACGAGGCGCCGCACGGCGGGCCGCAGCGACGGCGCGCACACGAGCACGGGTTCGCCACCGTCTCGAACAGACGCCACGGCCTGTTTCACGGACTCGACGACGGACTCCATCCGCTGCGGGTCGAAGACGATCTGAGTGCCCTCGTCGCCGGCGCGCAGGCTCTCGAGCATCGCCTGTTCCAGGAGCGGGTTGATCATGACGACCCGCAAGGTGCCGGCATCCGCGAACCGAGCCGCGATGGCAGGGCCGAGTGCCGTCCGCGCCGACTCGATGAGTCCCTCCGGGTCGGTCGATGTCCGTGCGCGCAGCGCGAGCGCTTCGTAGATCCGGCTGAGATCGTTGATCGGCACGCGCTCGGCGAGGAGCCCCTGGAGAACGCGCTGGATCTCGGCGAGAGACAGGAGCGCCGGCGTGAGCTCCTCGACGGCGGCCGGGGACGCCTGCTTGAGGGAGTCGGTGAGCTGGCGGACGTCCTCGCGGCTGAGCAAGCGCGCCGCGTGAGCCTGGATCACGCTCGACAGGTGCGTGATGATCACGCTGGCGCGGTCGATCACGGTCGCACCCGAGAACTCGGCGCTGTGACGCATCTCCATCGGGATCCACTTGCCTTCCAGGCCGAACACCGGGTCGAGAGCGGCCGTGCCTGGCAGACCTTCCAGACCCTGCCCCAGAGCGAGCACGGAACCGACCGGTGCCGTACCTCGCCCGGTCTCGACCCCACCGATCCGGATGACGTAGGTCGCCTGCGGCAACTCGATGCTGTCGCGCGTCCGTACGGGAGGGGTGACGAGCCCCAGGTCGAGCGCGATCCGGCGGCGGAGCGCCTTCACCCGCGCGAGGAGGTCGTCGGGACCACCGGTCACGAGATCGACGATGTCCGGAGCGAGGAGGATCTCGAGCGGATGCACGCGCATCCGCTCCATCAGCTCCTCTGGCTGCTCGCCCGCGGCCGGCGGAGCTGCCTGCTGCGTCGCGGTCTCTTCGCGCTGCTGGGTGGCTTTGATGCGCTGCGCGACCAGCAGGAGGAGGGCGCCGATCACGAGGAACGGCAGCATCGGCATGTGCGGGATGAACGACATCACGATCGCAGCGCACCCGGCGATGATGAGGGCGTTGCGCGACTGGCCGAGTTGGGCGGATGCGGCCGTTCCCATTTCGGTCTCCGCGGTGGAGCGGGTCACGATCATGCCCGTGGAGACCGCCATCAGCAGCGCCGGGATCTGAGTGACCAGGCCGTCGCCGATGGTGAGCAGGCTGTAGGTGTTCACCGCCTCTTCGATGGCCATGCCGTGCTGCACGAGACCGATGGCGATTCCGCCTATGAGGTTGATGATGATGATCACGAGCCCGGCGATCGCGTCACCCTTGACGAACTTCGATGCTCCGTCCATGGCGCCGTAGAAGTCGGCCTCTGCGGCCACCTCCGCCCGGCGTTCGCGTGCCTCGGAGTCGGTGATGAGACCGGCGTTGAGGTCGGCATCGATCGCCATCTGCTTGCCGGGCATGGCATCCAGGGTGAATCGGGCGCCCACCTCCGCGACGCGCTCGGCGCCCTTGGTGACGACGACGAACTGGATGACGACGAGGATCAGGAAGACGACGGCACCGATGATGAGCGAGCCGCCCACGGCGATCGCACCGAACGCCTCGATGACCTGCCCCGCGTACGCCTCACCGAGGACGAGCCGCGTCGAGGCCACGTTCAGCCCGAGCCGGAACAGCGTCGCCACCAGGAGCAGCGAAGGGAAGACGGAGAAGTCCAAGGGCTTCTTCACGAACATCGACGTGAGCAGGATCACCAGGGCGAACATGATGTTCAGGATGATCAGCACATCGAGGAGGAACGGCGGGATCGGGACGACGAGGAGCATGATGATGCCCACCACCCCGATCGGCACCATCAGCTTGGTCGTGAGCTCTCTCATACGGTCCTCCGGTAGGGGAGCGAGTGGATCCCGCGCGCGGCTCCGCGCCGGCGCAGGGCGTCGACGAACACGAGGACACGTGCGACGGCGTTGTACAGGTCTTCGGGGATCTCCTGGCCCAGCTCGCAGGCGGCGTGCAGGGCACGGGCGAGGGCGACCTCTCGCACCATCGGGACGCCGGCCTCGGCCGCCCTCTCGCGGATGCGTTCGGCGATCACGCCGCTGCCTTTGGCCACCACTTTGGGTGCGGAGCGGCCGGCCTCGTAGCGAAGAGCCACGGCGATGTGGGTGGGGTTGACCAGGACCACGTCCGAGCCGCCCACCGCGGCGATCATGCGGTTGCGGCCGAGCGCGAGCTGGCGGGAGCGGCGCTGCTGGCGGATCAGCGGATCGCCCTCGGAGTTCTTGCTCTCGTCGCGCACCTCGCGCTTGGTCATGCGGGTGTGCTTGCGGTTGCGTTTCATGACGACGAAGAGATCGATGGCGGCGAGGGCGAGTCCGACGATGATCGCCGTCTGCAGCAGGGCGACCGTGCCCTCGGTCGCCGTGCCCAGCAGGCGGGTGATCGAGTGGGCACCGCTGGCCATGAGCACCGGCATGATGCCCGCGATGACCATCCAGAGAGCAGCGCCGATGGCGAGGGTCTTCAGCAGCGCCTTGGCACCCTCCCAGAGAGCCTGCATGCCGAACACGCGGCGGATGCCGGTGATCACGTTGAACTGCTCGTAGCGACCGGTGAACTTCCGGAAGTGCACTCCGCCCTGCACTGCGGCACCGATGATGGTCACGACCGCGACGGCTCCGAGCATCGTCGCGATCGTCGGCAGGACCGACGCGAGACCCCGCTCCAGCAGTTCGAGTGCGGCTGCGGGCGACGGCGCCTGGATGATGGCGGTCAGCGCGATGAGCTGTTCGATGCCGGCGGCTGCGCCGAGCGCGATCGCCGCGGGCATGGCGATCGCCGCGGCTCCGATACCCAGCCAGGCGGTCAGGTCCTGGCTGCGGGAGAGCTTGCCCTTCTCCTTCGCCTCGCGAAGGTGCTTCTCCGTCGCCTGTTCACTGCGCTCGCCGGTGTCGGTGCCGCTCACGGACCCACCCCCTGCATCATGCGCAGCGCCTGAGAGGCCAGCGCATCGACGATGCCGGGGAGCGCGGCATAGACGGCGCCGGCGAGCAGAAGCGTCAGCAGGATCTTCACCGGGAAGCCCATGGCGAAGGCGTTCAACGCGGGTGCGACACGCGTGATCAGGCCCAAGCCGACGTCGGCGAGGAACAGCACCAGTACCAGCGGACCGGCGATCTGCACCGCGGCCAGCATCATCTGCGAGACACCGTCGACGAGGAGCTCCGCCGGCCCCGCCACCGCGAAGACGCCGTTGACCGGGACCGCGTCGAAGCTGCGCGCGAGTCCGGCGAGGATGAGCTGATAGCCGCCGGACGCGAACAGCAGCGTCAGCGCGGTGAGGTGGAACAGCCGGGTGAACTGCGCACCGTTGACCAGCGAGTGCGGATCGAAGGCCTGCGCGAGTTGGAACCCGCCGAAGGTGTCGATCAGGCTGCCCGCGGCCTGGAGAGCGGCGAAGCAGAGGTACACGAGGAAGCCGAGCAGGGCGCCCGTCACCAGCTGCAGGACCAGCGCACCGAAGAAGGGGCCGGTGTCGAAGTTCTCGTATCCCGGCGCGACGGCGCTGCCCACGGCGAGGGAGAGCCCTATCGCGAGCGTCGCCTTCACCCGGGCGGGGATCGCACCGTAGGAGAACGGCGGTGCGATCATGATGAACGCGGTGATGCGCACTGCGGCGAGCATGGTCGCCTCGAGCCACGCGAAGTCGATGGGGATGTACATCCGCTCACCCGCTCAGCAGCGAGGGGATGCGCGCGAACATCTCGTTGGTGAAGGCGATGATCTCCGCGATCATCCAGTTGCCGGCGATGAGCAGGGCGATCCCGACGGCGACGATCTTCGGCACGAAGGACAGCGTCACCTCCTGCACCTGGGTGATCGACTGGAGCAGGGAGATCGCGAAACCGACGACCAGCGCGGTGATCAGCATCGGCGCGGCGAGCTTCGCCGCGATGAGCAGACCCTGGGCGCCGATGTCGAGGACGGCTTCGGGACTCATCCCACCCCTCCGTAACTCTCCAGCAGGGCGCGGATGATGAGTCCCCACCCGTCGACCAGGATGAACAGCAGGATCTTGAACGGCAGCGAGATCATGACCGGCGGGAGCATCATCATGCCCATCGACATCAGCGCTGCGGCCACGACCAGGTCGATCACCAGGAACGGCACGAAGATGACGAAGCCGATGATGAAGGCCGCCCGCAGCTCGGAGATCATGAACGCGGGGATGAGCGTGTAGAGGGGGACGCTCCCGGGGTCGGCCGGGTTCTCCTGGTCGGCCATCCGGGTCATCAGAGCGAGGTCTTCCTCCCGCGTGTACTTCAACATCCATTCCCGCAGCGGGTCCTGACCGACGTCCATCGCCTGGGTGAATGTGAAGGTGCCGTCGATGTACGGCTGCACGGCCACCGTGTTGATCTCGGTGAGCACCGGCCACATGATGAACATCGACAAGAAGAGCGACAGGCCCGCCAGCACCTGGTTCGGTGGGATGGTCGGCAGCGACAGGGCGTTCCGCGTCATCGCCAGGACGACGAAGATCTTGGTGAAAGACGACATCATGAGCAGGAGCGCCGGCGCCACCGACAGCAGAGTGATGCCCAGGAGGGTCAGGATCGAGCCTGACGGCGTGCCGTCGGCGCCGTTGATGTCGATGGTGACGCCCTCGCCCGGATCATCGGGCGTGACCTCGGCGAACGCCGCCGTGCCGGAGAGCAGCGTGAAGACGAGGGCGAGAGCGAAAGCACTGACGAGGATGAGCGCTCCGCGTCGCAGCCCGTGTCCGTCGGCGACGGCGCGGGTGGTGGTCATCGGGCGCGCCGGATGGCCTCGGCGGTCTGCCGCCAGGTTTCGGGGGAGAGGATGGAGCCGCGCAGCGGATCGTTGCGATGCCGGACTCGGAGCTTCGGCGACGAAGCGGTCGGCGCCGCGAGGTCGGTGTCCACGGGGCCCGTGTGCACGGCGCCGGCTTCGGCGAGGCCGGTCGCGGCGAGGATGCGATCGAACTCCTCGGCATCCGAGGATCTCGCGGCATTTTCGGCCAGTGGCTCATCCGTGGGCGCAGCCGGCGCGACCGGGAGGCGGTCGACGACGCTCACACCGTGCTCGGTGACTCCGAGAACGTAGCGGGCGTCATCCGTCTGCACCACGACCAGTTGTGCCTTCGCACCCAGTCCCTGCCGCCCGAGGACCGTGATCGTCTCGGCGTCACGACGACGCGCCGTCGTGCGCGCGAGGCGGCGCTGCAGAAACCACAGCAGTCCGAGGACAGCGGCGAGCGAGAGAGCGACCCGCAGCGCCAGGATCAGGTCGTCCAGGATCAGACCTCGACGTTCTCGAGAATGCGCGTGATCCGCACCGCGTAGTCCTGGTCGACGACGACGACCTCACCGTGAGCGATGATCCGTCCGTTGAGCTTGACGTCGGCCGGTGCGCCCGCCGAACGATCCAGCTCCACGATCCGCCCCGGCTCCAGGTCCAGAACGTCGCGGACGGCCATCCGCGTGCGACCGATCTCGACGGTGAGTTCCATCTCGACCCCCGCGATGCGGTGCAACCGGCGTGACGAGGTCGATACCGGTGCCGGGCTGCGCGTGACATTCACGGCCAGACGACCGATCGTGCGACCCGTGGGATCCTGAAGATCGAAGACCTGCGCCTGGGGGTCGGAGAACGCCGCGGAAGCGTCGCCGATCGCCGCCTCGCCCAGTGCACCCGAACCGAGCGCGCTCACCGACGCCTCGAGGGCGTCGCGCAGCCGGTCGGCGAGGGGAGCGCTTGCGAGGCCGTCGATCAGAGCCTCGGTGTCGAAGATCTGCACCGCGACCTGCGCGCTCGCTTCGCCGATGAACTGCACGACGACGGCTTCGCCTGTATCCCCGGACACCTGCGACGCTCGCGCGACGGTGGGCGCCGCGGTCGGCAACTGGGCCGCGAATGCGGCGGCGACGGCGGATTCGTAGGTGGTGGTGCTGGTCACGCGGACTCCTCGGCGGGGGCGGGATCGGGAACGATGGTGGTCACGACGCAGGCCAGCCGAGCTCCCGCACTGCCGACGGCAGCGGTCGCGAGGGTCTGGTCGCCGACGGCGAGGATCAGGGGTCGGTCGGCGGCGTGCGGGATCGAGACGATGTCGCCGACGGACAGCTCGAGCACTTCACGCGGAAGGACCGAGCGGGGTGCGAGGCGCAGCGTCACATCGACCGGTGCGACTTCGACCTGACGACGGACCATGCCGGGGGTGGCGGCGCGATCGGTCGGTGAGGCACGGACGGTGAAACCGGCGAGCACGGATGCCGGCAGCATGATGCTGGCGGGAACGGTGCGCCCGCCCACCCGCATCGAGAGCCGGGTGACGATCACGGGTTCACCGGATGCCGCCACCTGAGCGAATTGCGGGCTGTACTGGATTCCCGCGACCGTGGTCCCTCGGGGGAGCAGCCCGTCCAGTGCGCCGGCGAGATGGTCGAGCGCGTCGACGATCAGTGATTGCAGCAGCGCCTGTTCGATCGGCGTGAACGTGCGGTCCTCGGGCGCTCCGGAGGCCCGGCCCCCGACCATCTGGACGATCCAGGACGCGGCCGTGGCCGACGGGACCTGAACGATGAGGCGTTCCTCGGAGCCGGGCAGCGCGCAGACCACCATGGTGGTGGTCTGCGGCAGCGACTGCGCATATTCGCCGTAGGTCAGCATCCCCACGTGCTCGACGGCGATGGTGGCGCGCACGTGGATCTTCGCCGAGAGCTGCGCCGACCATTGCCGGGCGAATGTCTCGAACGCGAGCTCCAAGGCGCGGGCGTGCTCGCGCGAAAGGGTCGCCGACCTGCCGAAGTCGTACACCTCGACTTCGGCGGTGTTCGTCCCCGCCCGTGCGGGCGCCGCAGAGCGCACGCCGTCCTCGATCATCACGAACCCCACTATCGGGCGGTGATCGGCATGCGTTAGGCGGAAGCGGGAGTCAGGAGGACGGCTGCGCCGCTGCAGCAGCGGGGATGAGCGCTCGCACCTCCTCTTCCGCATCGGACAGGACCACGATGTCGACACGTCGGTTCTGGGCGAGCGCCTCGGAGCTCGCCCCTGCCGCCACCGGCCGGGTGTCCCCGAAGCCGACGGACTTGAGGTGCGCCGGCGGAAGCCCGGACGACTCGACGAGATGCCGGAGGACCTGTGTGGAACGACCGGAGGACAGCTCCCAGTTGGTCGGGAACGGGGCTACCGAGCCGCGGACATCCGCGTGTCCCTCGACGGAGATCTCGTTCGGAGCGCTGGCGAGAACAGAGCCGAGCGCATCGAGCACCTGGACGGCGGCCGAACTCAGCTCGGTGCTGTTCGTCGTGAAGAACGTCTCGGCGCTCACGAGCCCGATCGTGAGGCCGCGTTCGTCGATCGTGAAGGTGACGTCGGGCTCGAGTCCCCGCTGAGCCAGCGCCTGACGGAGACGCTCCCGCAGAGTCGAGAGCTCGTCGAACTCGACCTGAGCGGCAGCGGCGTCGACATCGGCGAAGTCCTCGCCTTCCTCGTCCACGAGCTCGGGGGGTACGACGACACCCTCCGCGGTGTCCGCGAGCTTGGACGGGTCCTGACCGAAGCCGGTCGCGAGGGAGGCGCTCAGCTGTTCGAATTTCTCCTGATCCACCGTCGACATCGCGAACAGCACGATGAACATGCACATCAAGACGGTCACCATGTCGAGGTAGGAGGCCATCCATCGTTCGTCGGGCCCGCTGTGCTCCTCCTGCGGGACCCGTCGCCGGGCCCGGACGCTCACGGCACCGGCTCCGGCTCCTCGGATGCGGCGGCCTTGTCCCGACGTCCCGAACGGGCCGGCGGACGCTCGGCCACCAGCGCCCGCAGGCGCTCGCGGACGAACTGCGGCGGCGCTCCGGCCTGCACGGCGAGCATGCCCTCCATGAGGACGGTCATGCGCTCGAGTTCGAGTTCTCCCAGGCGCTGCAGCCGACCGCCGATGGGCAGCCAGATGAAGTTGGCCGAGAGGAGCCCCCACAGCGTGGCGACGAAGGCGGCGGCGATCATCGGGCCCAGCGTGTCGGGCTTGTCCAGCTTCTCCAGCACGTGGGTGAGCGAGACGACCGTGCCGATGATGCCGACGGTCGGGGCGAATCCCCCGAGCGTCATGTAGAAGCGCGACGCGGTGCGGTTGCGCGCCGCCGTCGAGGTCAGCTCGTCTTCCAGGAGAGTCCGCAGTTCTTCGGCATCCGTGCCGTCGGCGATGCTCTGAAGCGCCTGACGCAAGAAGGGGTCCTTCTCGTCGGCGAGGCCCTGCTCGAGCGCCAGCAGACCCTCGCTCCGGGCTTTCTCGGCGTAGCCGACGACCGTGTCGATCATGCTGTGCGCGCTGCGGCGCTCGCCGCGGAACGCCCGGGGGAGAGCCTTGACGGCATGCAGGGCGTCGCGGAGCGTTCCGCTCGCGAGGCCGACCGCGATCGTCGCGCCGAACACGAGCACCATCGGTG
This genomic window contains:
- a CDS encoding flagellar biosynthesis protein FlhB, whose protein sequence is MSGTDTGERSEQATEKHLREAKEKGKLSRSQDLTAWLGIGAAAIAMPAAIALGAAAGIEQLIALTAIIQAPSPAAALELLERGLASVLPTIATMLGAVAVVTIIGAAVQGGVHFRKFTGRYEQFNVITGIRRVFGMQALWEGAKALLKTLAIGAALWMVIAGIMPVLMASGAHSITRLLGTATEGTVALLQTAIIVGLALAAIDLFVVMKRNRKHTRMTKREVRDESKNSEGDPLIRQQRRSRQLALGRNRMIAAVGGSDVVLVNPTHIAVALRYEAGRSAPKVVAKGSGVIAERIRERAAEAGVPMVREVALARALHAACELGQEIPEDLYNAVARVLVFVDALRRRGAARGIHSLPYRRTV
- a CDS encoding flagellar biosynthesis protein FlhA; this encodes MRELTTKLMVPIGVVGIIMLLVVPIPPFLLDVLIILNIMFALVILLTSMFVKKPLDFSVFPSLLLVATLFRLGLNVASTRLVLGEAYAGQVIEAFGAIAVGGSLIIGAVVFLILVVIQFVVVTKGAERVAEVGARFTLDAMPGKQMAIDADLNAGLITDSEARERRAEVAAEADFYGAMDGASKFVKGDAIAGLVIIIINLIGGIAIGLVQHGMAIEEAVNTYSLLTIGDGLVTQIPALLMAVSTGMIVTRSTAETEMGTAASAQLGQSRNALIIAGCAAIVMSFIPHMPMLPFLVIGALLLLVAQRIKATQQREETATQQAAPPAAGEQPEELMERMRVHPLEILLAPDIVDLVTGGPDDLLARVKALRRRIALDLGLVTPPVRTRDSIELPQATYVIRIGGVETGRGTAPVGSVLALGQGLEGLPGTAALDPVFGLEGKWIPMEMRHSAEFSGATVIDRASVIITHLSSVIQAHAARLLSREDVRQLTDSLKQASPAAVEELTPALLSLAEIQRVLQGLLAERVPINDLSRIYEALALRARTSTDPEGLIESARTALGPAIAARFADAGTLRVVMINPLLEQAMLESLRAGDEGTQIVFDPQRMESVVESVKQAVASVRDGGEPVLVCAPSLRPAVRRLVSAQTDGLPVLSYSEATAAALTIETVGVVRDAPSTPAAVGAVPSAPVG
- the fliQ gene encoding flagellar biosynthesis protein FliQ, with the protein product MSPEAVLDIGAQGLLIAAKLAAPMLITALVVGFAISLLQSITQVQEVTLSFVPKIVAVGIALLIAGNWMIAEIIAFTNEMFARIPSLLSG
- a CDS encoding flagellar biosynthetic protein FliO, with translation MTVLGRQGLGAKAQLVVVQTDDARYVLGVTEHGVSVVDRLPVAPAAPTDEPLAENAARSSDAEEFDRILAATGLAEAGAVHTGPVDTDLAAPTASSPKLRVRHRNDPLRGSILSPETWRQTAEAIRRAR
- the csrA gene encoding carbon storage regulator CsrA, which gives rise to MLVLTRRIGESVRIDGEIEVTLLDIKGDSVRIGVKAPRETRIQRTEIIDAVVAENVSAAAETDAAAESAITAALARGRESRAQ
- a CDS encoding flagellar biosynthetic protein FliR; its protein translation is MYIPIDFAWLEATMLAAVRITAFIMIAPPFSYGAIPARVKATLAIGLSLAVGSAVAPGYENFDTGPFFGALVLQLVTGALLGFLVYLCFAALQAAGSLIDTFGGFQLAQAFDPHSLVNGAQFTRLFHLTALTLLFASGGYQLILAGLARSFDAVPVNGVFAVAGPAELLVDGVSQMMLAAVQIAGPLVLVLFLADVGLGLITRVAPALNAFAMGFPVKILLTLLLAGAVYAALPGIVDALASQALRMMQGVGP
- the fliP gene encoding flagellar type III secretion system pore protein FliP (The bacterial flagellar biogenesis protein FliP forms a type III secretion system (T3SS)-type pore required for flagellar assembly.) is translated as MTTTRAVADGHGLRRGALILVSAFALALVFTLLSGTAAFAEVTPDDPGEGVTIDINGADGTPSGSILTLLGITLLSVAPALLLMMSSFTKIFVVLAMTRNALSLPTIPPNQVLAGLSLFLSMFIMWPVLTEINTVAVQPYIDGTFTFTQAMDVGQDPLREWMLKYTREEDLALMTRMADQENPADPGSVPLYTLIPAFMISELRAAFIIGFVIFVPFLVIDLVVAAALMSMGMMMLPPVMISLPFKILLFILVDGWGLIIRALLESYGGVG
- a CDS encoding cell wall metabolism sensor histidine kinase WalK, whose translation is MIRTVSIWRWQLVFTGSMVAIAAMVTAFKPQTLGIPLFLAGLALTVVTTLLTLAVPWHRLPRNAVVTVPLLDALAVGFTTNTPDLRLGFLWVFPVTWLATYFSMAWVLGAIAFISALLVVFAEQSGRPEDVLLRVLTVIITLSFLGVTVRIGTQRARAARRLLQRRSEQVNRAADRAETNQRRVTQIIDALSVALVVVAGDGRIVQMNDAYRALYGRDRFGAALPSAAVEYDRRRGSALPPARTTLARAASGEEMRDERVWLFDSDGRWRALQVSTQTMASAVEGQHIALVVIDDVTASVEGAEERRALTAVVSHELRNPLTAIVGHVDLLLERSDLPERVVAQLEVIANAGERMEDLVASTLHGSRPAPNEPFEPVDLRQVVEASAESYAPLISGSRHELEVNGAESLEIYGDAFRLRQVLDNLLSNAVKYTPPGGHITVRLHSASDGRAEVNVVDTGTGIGEDELPRVFEPYFRTDGAVLAGVAGTGLGMGIARDIVAAHEGTIEVSSEVGVGTVVTLRFPPHRVKEVPR
- the tsaB gene encoding tRNA (adenosine(37)-N6)-threonylcarbamoyltransferase complex dimerization subunit type 1 TsaB; amino-acid sequence: MILAVDTSLGTAVALIDADGTRRAEASTADPLGHAEVIGDLLVDVLAQASGDDVTHVVAGMGPGPFTGLRIGIAAARTFALARRIPLIPVPSHFGAALSATGDDADLFAIVTDARRREVAITVFDGTDADGVPRVRADTILVRAVDADVHLAGMRRIDVATLSAVDLARVGARALASGRTLTGDEPLYMRNPDVTLPGAPKKVGS
- a CDS encoding flagellar motor switch protein FliM, producing MIEDGVRSAAPARAGTNTAEVEVYDFGRSATLSREHARALELAFETFARQWSAQLSAKIHVRATIAVEHVGMLTYGEYAQSLPQTTTMVVCALPGSEERLIVQVPSATAASWIVQMVGGRASGAPEDRTFTPIEQALLQSLIVDALDHLAGALDGLLPRGTTVAGIQYSPQFAQVAASGEPVIVTRLSMRVGGRTVPASIMLPASVLAGFTVRASPTDRAATPGMVRRQVEVAPVDVTLRLAPRSVLPREVLELSVGDIVSIPHAADRPLILAVGDQTLATAAVGSAGARLACVVTTIVPDPAPAEESA
- the fliN gene encoding flagellar motor switch protein FliN, which produces MTSTTTYESAVAAAFAAQLPTAAPTVARASQVSGDTGEAVVVQFIGEASAQVAVQIFDTEALIDGLASAPLADRLRDALEASVSALGSGALGEAAIGDASAAFSDPQAQVFDLQDPTGRTIGRLAVNVTRSPAPVSTSSRRLHRIAGVEMELTVEIGRTRMAVRDVLDLEPGRIVELDRSAGAPADVKLNGRIIAHGEVVVVDQDYAVRITRILENVEV